AATTAAAACTCTACAAATCCAACTTATCAATTGACTGCATTACCTCCAGGTCTGTTTGCTTTTGTAGTTCCTGTATCATGGCCATAGTCTTATTGAAAGTAGCACAAATTCGGCTCTTAGTCTCCTTCTGCTCAATAGCAACTGGTTTAAAGCGTGCCTGCAAAGTTTGGTATCGAGACTTTATTGCCGACAATTCCTTTAAGAGTGTAACTGGATTTttctagaacaggaaaaaaattaatatatattaaattgagaaaaggaaaattaagattcttttaagaattaaaatatatacaacacatTCTACCATCCATTTAATCAAACACCGAGTTTTTAATTATGCAACTGTGTGAAAGAcgatgggaggaggggaagaaaaagagaagtataaGACCTAGATCCTATTCTCAAGGAATTTAAAGCCTAGGTACAGAAATAGCccacaaaaaaaaagcaatattaaaCAGCAAATAAGGTCACTTTAGATACATAACATTTGATGCAcagttcaaaataattaattacacAGTATTCTTAAAATACAATTCTAAATGCTATTCAGAAGATGATTAAAGGAAGTATTTTGATTTGTTCTTAAAGAATAAGACAACTTGAAACCACTTATCATAAAATTCTTAAACACACTGTCATGGGGCTAAAGTATGTATAAATGCCAACTCACTGACCTAACCATACAAAATTCATCCCAACTCAAGCaactatatttataaattacattggcttttcaaattcattttggAATATAAATAACCACTATTCCATAAAAGACATTTCAACTGGGTCCTTTCTGCCACTTGGTAATTCTTTTCATTCCCTGACGGTTCCTTAGCAAACCCTCCAGTACTAGCTATTCCAAACTTTCTCCACTCCCTCCACTTCCCATCCATTCCTTCTTGGCACAAGACCTCACCAACTGCTTTACTGAGAAGACAGAACCCATCTAGTAGAAAGTCCATTTTCCTGGCTTTTCATcccaaatgaaaacatttatggaCATTCTCATCCTTACTCAGCCCCTAACACTACCACTATTAATGTTGTTTCCTCCCCCTATGGACCTACCTCATGGCTATGGGCAGGGGCTCAGTTCGTGGCCCTCTACTCCCCTCTTCCTTGGAGATTTTTCTCTAAGCTTTTGATGATGGAAATGGTAAATAAAGATGATTCTAACAGGAAGCAATAAGAACAGAAAATCTAACTTAAAGTCTTAAAATAATTCTGCAAGGAGTGATCAAGACCTATGGCATGAGCAGTAGAAGCAGGGAGGGACAGAAGAGAGACATCGTGAAAAAGTTAGGAGAACTTAGTTGGTATGTTTGATATGggtaaagaaataatagatgataCCAAATGTGCAGTCCGGTAAATAAAGGAATAGTACATATTTAAGATGCCTTTTGGGGTATCTACTCGTTTACACTGCAATGACATTGAGAACTGTCCCTTTACCTTCAGGGGTAAATTTCCCATCATGTTTCTAGATGCTGTAGATTATATTGGATAAAAAATCTCtataggaaaactagaaaatatagtaaaaaaaaaaaaatcttaaaaagtagGGGGGAAAAACACCAAaatgaaaattggaaagaaaagataagaaaaatagagGATAGATCCAGGAAGTCCAATATCTCAGTAATAGGAGAGGCCATGAAAGAGaacttcttttcttattaatataATATGTAAGAAAAGTTATATAAGACTTTAGATTCATGTGTTTTCAGATTTAAAGGGCCCCACAAAGTGACACCACAATTAATGAAAAGACTTATACAATAACTATAAAATTCACAGTATAGATAAAGTATTCTGAAAGTTCCAAGAGAGATGGATGGGCGCAGAAGGCAGAGAGGTTAGAATAGGGTGGAAGACACACACAAAGGGTCAGGAATTAGAATGGCATCTATTTCTCAACAGGAACACTAGACGCTAGAAAACTACCATGCAGTGAtgttaaaattaagagaaaataatctcCAATCTAGAATTCCATACTCAACCAAACCAGTCATCAACTAAAGGATTAAATAAGggttaaataaagacatttcaattTCAAACATCTGACATCTCAAAAAGTTAACCTTTTGTGTACTCTTCCTCAGGAAGCTTCTGAGGGATATGCTTCACTCAATTAAGGACATAAACCAAGAAAGACTGAAACCTGTGATCCAAACTAGAAGTAAAACAAAGGGAACTACCAAAATAATGGTAAAGAAATCCCAGAAACAGCCGTACAGGAGGCCTGTAGAGCAGGAGGTAAGACTGGAGCAGGAAAATACACAGCACCAGAAGGGATGtggaagaaaatttaatttacgGATCATGTGATGTCTGACAATGTTGACAAGAGTTTTACAGGTCTGTTAGAAAAATCTGAGAATGAATTAATGATAACTGCACAGAAAAACTCAgtaaattgaaggaaaaaaagaaaacaattattagcTCCAGAAAAACAAGTTgtctaagaaaggaaaaacaaacatagtATACTACGTGATTTAGATAAAAGTAATACTTGCAGAGTTATACTGGCTATGGTCTGACtgtatccctccaaaattcatttgCTGAAACTTAATCCCCAAGGTGATGGAATTAGGAGgcgggacctttgggaggtgattataTCACGAGTACAGAACCATCATGAATGGAATTAGCGCTCGGATATAGAGGCCCCAGAGAGATtttccccttctgccatgtgagaacaCGACCAaaagtctgcaacccagaagaccctaacctgaccatgctggcaccttgatcttggacttccagcctccagaactgtgaaaataactttctgttgtttataaagtccctagtttgtggtattttgttacagcagcccaaacagactaagacataataatataaacaaacactGAATATGGATATATCCAGAAATTGTGAAGATGGGGATAAATATGGGAGTAAGGTATTTAATCTATCTTCTATAATAGgaagttattattaatattaacagcTAAAATATAGCATATACTCTGGACCAAACAGTTCtaaacacattatatatataactaattttattctctctcaaCCTACAAAGTAGGGTGTAATAtccattttacaaacgaggaaactaagtacagagaggttaactgacttgCCTGAGATCACCATACAATGCTTGGATTTGAACTAGAACAGTCTATATCCAGGAATTCAATAGATATTTcagatgggggaaaaaatagcAATACAAGCATACTATTTAGAAATACAGAGGTAATTAAGAGAAGATGCTGAAATAAAGTGGAGGCCTTCTTGGGGGTGGGAGAGCGTGAAACAAGgaattattatttgtaatataagCTTTATACTTCTGTGacttttcaaatcatatataaaaattaatttgacaataaaattttaaagttgggAGGACAATTGGTCTGAGGGAAGAAGATTATGAGGTGACAGTGAATCATGCAGGTATAAATGATCTTTAGGTAACTAGAATGGAGTTAGGTAGCGAATTGCTCTGAGACTTGTACATATAAATCAAAAGGATGATGAATTCCCCAAatacaaattcatagaaaaaaatgtggCAAGAACTAATCCTTGATAATCTCCTAaaccaagaaaaggaagaattggtGAATCAAACATAAGGAATAAACAGCCAGAGAGCTAAGAGTTAGGATAGGGTAGTTAGGCAATTACCCATGCTACATGTTTTTGTGACATTAACTGGATCTAATAAAATTGATATGGCAACAACTAATTCAGGCTAACACGATTTTAGGACTTTGCACCACACCACAGAGGAAAAAACTGTTGTGTACACAGCCTGTTTTGTTTGAGTGAATGACTTCTTGGGAGCCACTGCATTCTTTTATTGGTGTTTGTAAACTGTGCTGCACCTTAATTTGTTCCTATAACACTTCAGTTTATTTTACGGTTTTATTATAAGTGGGTGATATGATAGGTCATAAGAATATACAAGAAGTGCTCTGCTACCAATAGTGCTAGTGacgaggaaaaagaaaaccaatacatGAGCAAAAAGCTCAATTCAATTATgtcttttgaaagaaacaaaaggaaatgtgcCATTAGTTGTGttactaaatttaaaagaatccaaagggggggccggcccagaagtgcagcagttaagttcccacgttccgcttcttcgtggcccagggttcaccggttcggatcccagctgcggacatgacaccgcttggcaaaaagccatgctgtggtaggcgtcccatgtataaagtagaggtagatgggcacagatgttagctcagagccggtcttcctcagcaaaaagaggagtattggcaggagttagctcagggctaatcttcctcaaaaaaaaaaaaaaaaaagaatctacagGGAAAATGCtcgtaaaataaaacaaaactatctTTCTGAAACAAATATAGGTGAAAAATATGGTAATACAAGCTTGTAGTTTATCATATCTTTATCTCTAAATagattctattaaaaaatgttgatttttatgtaGAATTACTGACAGTCTCCAAATCACAATATACTAGAATGAGGATAATGCAACTAAACAAAATTACACGTATGTGGATgtgagtatacacacacacacacatcacagtgGTTGGCAAATAGTAATGTTCAATCAATGTTTACTACCACTAACACCATGTAAAGGTATTAGAGATTAGTGCAACTGGTTGTTTACTGTCCTGTTCCTTGATACATATATAATCATTAGGACTAATGTCAGTGAAATCCATAAAGATTAAGTTCGtgattttcttcccaaatatCATACAAAAAAGTAGAATTATTGGATAAATATTACAGGTGTGGACAGATTTGggggacccctctccctggtaTAACAGGCAAATCTAGCAAGCAAACTGCATAGGCTTTAAATCAGTACAATAAAAAATCCATGCTGTCCTGTGAAGCAGCTGTGCCCGCCACCATCAGCCTGTGTCAAAATGACCCTGCAACTCCACACCTCATGACTGAAGGTGCCAGCTGGAGACATCAGCTACAGGAAAAGATGAAAGGTACCTAGCTCCTACCCcacagctgcatttcttagagattgaggGAATAATTAACAACCTGgttcttgcctccctccacacacagatAACATCAGCATCTGAACTTGTTTGATGTGTAACCAAGGAATTCTTACGTTACCTTTAATGTGTAATCTAAAGAAAAGACCAGATGTACCCTATCCCTTTTGTGACATATATGAAATCCAGctgtaaatttttctttcctcttccctgcatgTACACTATTTTGTGAAAGAGATATAAGTTGCGCTTAAACGCACACACCTCAGAGCAGTTCCATCAGAGCACTCTGCTGAACTGTTTCCCAGGGCTCGAACTCCTCATGCTGACTACTGAACAAATTCCTTCACTAATATCACCTAGACTCTTTCTTTCAGTCCACACAGGTATTTAAAAAGCTAGTTCCTCAAAAGTTGACACAGAATTCTATGATCcggcagttccacttctgggtatataaacaaaagaactgaaagcaacaACTCAAACAGAGATGTCTCTCTTACCCAACCACTACCCTAGAGGTATCtatcttctctcagtttctgAGGTTTCCAGAGTGGTTTGTACCTCTGGACTCAATAATTCTTGtttaatggttaaaaataaagtaGCCACAAATTTCCTTGACTAGGGGTACAGTCTCTCTAGTTTGCTGTGACCAAGCTTCCACCACAAAAAGATGTTAAGATTCTATAAATTCAGTACTTAATAATGTAATTGTTATAATCTACTGTTAGAAATACTatcagaaaaatcttttaaaaaatattctgttaaaaaGACGTTTATTTTGCAGATTACCTCGCCTGCTGAATCAGGATGATTAGTCTTGATTTCATATTCCAGCCTGTATTGAATGTAATCCAGATCAGAGTCAGCTTTCTGGAACTAAAGCATGAATCATTATTTTGTGAACCAAAAGACATATTAATAAACATAATACTGtaactattctttctttctctttatattttttataattttaataataagatatacactcatttttaaaatatggaaatttaagAGTATATAAAACCTCCATCcatttgagggccagccccatggttgagtggttaagtttgcatgctccactttggcagcctggggttcaccagttcggatcctgggcgcagacctgtagactactcatcaagccatgctatggtggcggctcacacagaagaactagaattacctacaactaggatatacaactatgtactggggctttggggaggaaaaaaaataggaaaattggcaaaagatattagctcagggccaatcttcctcaccagaaaaagaaaaaacctccaTCAACTATAATACCCATgctctattaaaaattttaaaactagttAACATTTTGAAAGTTGTTTCTCTATTCATCTCTCTTAAATTTTGAGCCAAAATTAAGATACTAAGTAGCCACTGTCATATATTAATACAAGAATTAACAATGGCTTCAAGAATTCCCGTAGGATCACTGACACTCTCATCAGGCAGTGTTTTTCTACCTCTGGTAGGAAATGTGATTTCAAGTTAAAACAcagaacaaatttattttcagggATACTCACACTGTTACCATTATCTACAACCCCATTAACCaaagaaatacagattaaaagtagaatgaccatatgatccagcaattccacttctgggtatatacccaaaagaatcaaaaggagggactcaaagaggtatttgtacacctatgtttataggagcattattcataatagccaaaaggtggaagcaacccaagtgttcattgacagatgaatagatagacaaaatgaggtatatacatacaaaggaatattattcggccttaaaaagaaaggaaattctgaaacatGCTACATCATGGATTAACactgagaacattatgctaagtgtaataacccagtcacaaaaggacaaatattatatgagttcacttatatgaggtacataGAATAATCATGGtcatatagacagaaagtagaatggtggttgctaggcaTTGTGGGGAAGGGAGAATAGGGAGTTATGTTTAATGGGTGCAGTTTccatttggaaagatgaaaaagttctagagacagacggtggtgatggttgtacaacaatgtgcatGTGATTAATACCATTAAACTGTACAcgtaaaatggctaaaatggtaaatttgatatgtgttttttaccacaactaaaaatttttaaaggaaaaacaaacaaagacagaaaaaaccGCTCAAGAGTAGAATGTTATCCTCTAGGAAGAACTGAACAGCACATTTTGTGATAATACATAAGTATTTACTCATTAGTGAAGTCAGTGGGCTAAGGAATAAGCAGGGGATGAAAAAGGATGCCAATGCAATGCTGAGAAGTAGACAAACAATCAAGATTCTGTGATCTGAACCCTtcgttttataaatgaagaaacagtcTAAGTGACTTGCCTCtggttctattttcatttctgttttttaatgtagTTAGAGCAAAGTTATTCATGATATTAAAGCCAATAAGATTTacaaagatggggagaaaatgtaaagattctacctagaattaaatttaaaggtttttttttttaagttttaaatctAATATCACTGAAGTTAGTCCATTAAAAATCCTCTCTGAATACAACCTGGTAATATggtacagaaaaaagaaaataaaaggattgaGAGACATGATAGAAGTTCCAGCCCTGGTACCACTAACCAGCTATGTGGCCTTAGGGAAGTCCTCCATCTAGCTGAGTCCCTCCCATTACATAAAAGTTGGAAATCTAAGGTTTCTTTCAACACTAAAAGTCTGTTATTTCATTATACTACAAATAAACCTAAGTTTAATTTatcaaaatggtaaaatttaGAAAAGTGTGCCCttctaatatattaaaatttgacATTTGTTTCAGATTTTAACGTTTATATTGAAaactatttgttttcttactaaACAAAGATGACTGTTGCTTCAGTTTCAGCTACATAGTTTCTGCAGCCTCCTCATTGTTCTTCCCAAACACCAAAACCCTATAAGCAATATTGCACTACTCAGAGCGATTTACACAGCAGAGACAATATCGATAGGGTTCTAGGATCTGGTGGTTAACAGGAAATATTTTAGTTACATGGTAGGAAATTTGCTGACCAATTATGATAGTCTCCAAAACTCATTAGTGTCTGATTAATGGAACAAACTGATACCAATAAACTTCACTCACAGCTCTCCTCAGTTATAAATTAGCCTCTTGGAAGCCTTGTAAACAGTGAGGTTGCTGTTTAACTTTAGCTACCTATCTTACTTTT
The sequence above is drawn from the Equus przewalskii isolate Varuska chromosome 10, EquPr2, whole genome shotgun sequence genome and encodes:
- the SKA2 gene encoding spindle and kinetochore-associated protein 2 isoform X1, producing MLDLRAQLPSDERSPWTSFFWPEVAVLGWGRDVSHGDLSRELRSWSAGEIGTRKFQKADSDLDYIQYRLEYEIKTNHPDSAGEKNPVTLLKELSAIKSRYQTLQARFKPVAIEQKETKSRICATFNKTMAMIQELQKQTDLELSPLTEEEKTAAEQLKSHISDL
- the SKA2 gene encoding spindle and kinetochore-associated protein 2 isoform X2, which produces MEAEVDKLELMFQKADSDLDYIQYRLEYEIKTNHPDSAGEKNPVTLLKELSAIKSRYQTLQARFKPVAIEQKETKSRICATFNKTMAMIQELQKQTDLELSPLTEEEKTAAEQLKSHISDL
- the SKA2 gene encoding spindle and kinetochore-associated protein 2 isoform X3, encoding MEAEVDKLELMKNPVTLLKELSAIKSRYQTLQARFKPVAIEQKETKSRICATFNKTMAMIQELQKQTDLELSPLTEEEKTAAEQLKSHISDL